AGTAGAGGTGTAGATCTCGATAAACTGATTTCGGACATTCAACAGGCGATCAATAAGCATCTTAAAATGTCGGTTACGGCCGCTGTCAGTCGACTCGGTGTAGACATTTGGGATTGCCGTCAATGTTATACGGATGCTCTTGAGGCTTCTCAGTTCCGGGTCTTTTACGGGTGGGGCTCGCTAATTCACGCGGAGCTCACGGCTGAAAGAAACTGTCGAACGTTCCGCTACCCGATTCAACAGGAGGAGCAGTTGACGGATGCTTTGATGTCAGGACGGATGGAAGATGTGAAGAATCTTTGCTCTGTGATTCTGGCGTCGACGGAAGGGTATGCGTACAAAGATCTTCAACTGACCGTATTCCGCTTATTTTTTGCCGTTAATATGGTCGTAGATACGCTCGAGAAGGCGTCTGGATACGGATTCTCTATCAATTTCGGTGAAGTGTTTGCAGCGTTATCTGAATTAGAGCGGCTCTCGGATATTCAGAACCAATTTCTGGAGTTGTTTCAACGTATTGAAGAGAAGCTGGGCGAGCGAAAAAACACCCGATATGATGAATTGATGCGGAGAATACGCGGTATCATTGAATTGCAGTATATGAAAGATGATTTAAGCATTGATAGTATCGCGGATATTCTGAATATGTCTTCCGTTTATTTGGGCAGATTGATCAAGAAATATACATCTAAGACCATTAACGACTACATTATAGAAGTCAGAATCGAGAAATCAACGGAAATGCTAGCCTCTTCGAATAAGACGATTACGGAAATATCCAAGGATACGGGCTTTGCCAGTATGAGCTATTTTGGCAGAGTGTTCAAAAAAATACAAGGGATTACGCCAAACGAGTATAGACAAAAAATGAGGGATACGTCCCAGACGAACGGAAATGAAAGTTGATGTAGAGGTGAAACAAATAAGGAGGGATTAATAATGTCAAAAATGATTAAATTCGTGAACTTACATAAACGTATCCTTAGTTTGTATTTAGCTCTTCTGCTGGTTTGCATGTCGCCGATGTCCGCTTTTGCTGCGGTACCCGCACTTCCCGGACCGTCGAATCCATTGAACTATGATGATTTTGCAGGAGGAGGCACCTTCAAGTCGGTTTGGGCCAATTGGTATAACCAGAGTGGAGGTACGGGCACCTTTGCGAAGACGACAATTGACAGTCGGACTGTCGGGAAATTCACGCAGACGCCAGCTTCGAGCTCGTCATGGGCCAAGTTTGAACCTCAGCATGACAAAGGTAATTTTGTCGGCTATCGCTATGTAACTCTGGAAATGAAAAATTCCGGATATGCCAACAGCCGAATACGATTCGAAATTTCCGATGATACAGGAAAAACCTATGATTTATCCAGTGGGTTCATAGCGGTTCCGACGGATTGGACCACGTTTAGTTTTGACATGAATAAATTCCCGAAACTTAACAAAAAAAGTGTTCATATTGCGATATGGCTGAGCCAAACGAGTGGACAATATGGAGAAATGTTACTCGACAATATCAGAGCTACTTCCGTTCAAAGTGGCGCAGCACCAACGATTACGGGGATCAGTGTGAACACAAGCTCCGGAGATGAGAATACGCGGTTTACCTTTAAGGCAACTTATACCGAAGTGGATAATGAGAAGCCGTTAGCGATACAAGTCATTGTAGATGATAAGGACATTTATGAGATGGACGAAGTAGATCGAGGGGATCTTACCTATACGGATGGTAAAGCCTATTCATTCTCGACGAAACTGGCAGCGGGCAATCATACGTATTATTTCCGTACAGGTGAAGGGACATCAGATCAGGTTAAAACGACAAGTCAAAGTATAGCAGTCGGCAGTGTAACGCAAACCGTCGATGTAAATGATAATGTAATTGGAAGCGTTTACAATCAATTTCAATATGCAGGAAACGGTTGGATATACGATACTGCTCCAGCGGGAAGCTATCAGTTGGATAACCATTATTCCTCAAATGCGAACGATACGGCCTCGTTTCCTTTTATCGGAACCTTGGTGAACGTTTATGGTGCAAAGGACCCTGCTGGCGGCATTGCCGCAATCTCCATTGACGGGGGAACGGAGCTGAATGTTGACACATATGCTTCCTCTAGACAAGACAATGTATTGCTTTACACAAGTCCACAACTGTCTAAAGGGATTCATACCGTAAAAGTGAGGGTCACTGGGCAAAAGCAAGCAAGCTCGACAGGAACCCGCATCTCTGTTGATCGGGTGCGTGCAACGCTCTATGTCGGGAGCTTGATCGACAGTATCAATGTTTCTCAAGGGGGATACAGCTCAGGGGATTACAAATATGCCACGGTTACTGCTACGGATTCCTTGAGTGATACCACCTATCAGGTCTTGGACGGTGCCAACGTAGTTGCTTCCGGAAACATGAAGGATGAGGGGAAGACGTGGGGGAAACGGGTATATGCCATTGATTTCTCATCGTTGGCTCAGACGGGGACGAATTTTACGATCAGAACGAATGGCGTTTCTTCTTACGCTTTTCCTATTCAGGCAAACATGTGGAACTCTTATAAGGATGAAATGACGGCCTTCTACAGGCTGCAGCGCACGAACGATACAACCATAGCTTATCCGGCTGGCTACAGTGATATAGCGCCATCCACTAAATTATTCCACCCGGATTCATTTCTGGATGATGCCTACAATTATGATACAGGTGTCCATTATGACCTGTCGGGAGGCTGGTTTGATGCTGGCGACTATGGCAAGTACGGTGGAAACCAATGGGTACAAGGCGAAATCGCGTTGTCCTATGCCAGACATGCGAATTCAGCCTTGGTTAACTATGATAATGATGCCAATGACATTCCTGATTTGATTGACGAGGCCAAGTATGGCAGCGAAAACTTAATCAAATTTGCTAATCAATTCGGCGGAGCTATGTATAGTATCAAACATACGGCAGGTTTTGTGCATCCTGAGAAAGTGACGGATAATATCGTCGGTACGCAAGATGATCCTTATTTTGTACCCATTGTCCAGGTAGGGGGTTCTGGGAAAGCAGCCGGCTCTCTGGCTGCAACGGCGCGTGCCATCAACATAGCTTTGGCAGGCGGTAAAATTGCTGCAGCCAAAATAGCGGAAATGCAGTCATTTGCCACGGCATGTGCCAATGCTGCTGTTACTTTCTACAATTATGCCGTAGCCAATCAGTATGGATCACAGGGATCTTATGAAACGATTGGCGGGATTCCGAATACCTTGCTATGGGCGGAAGTAGAACTATACCTGCTGACGAATGATGATGCCTACAAAAATAGCGCGCAATCGCGAATTGCACCACTTACCGAGAACGATATCAAATCGACGAACTACTGGGATTTGCGCCCAATGACATTGGCGGAGTTTTATCCAGTTGCCGATGCGGCAGCACAGGTGCAAATCCAGAGTCTGCTTAAGAAACAAATGGCATATTTCGTATCTTCGATGGACGATACACCCTATGGGGTGCTGAACGAATTTAGCAATTTCGGCGTCAATGAACCATTGGCATCGTATATTGGCGATGCGATCAGGTACAATGAGCTTTTCCCTGATCCGGCCGTCATGCGCGCTGCTTTGAAGGGACTGTATTGGATATTCGGCAATAATCCGTGGAACATGAGCTGGGTTTCGGGCATTGGTACCGATTACGTGGACTTCCTGCATACGCATCTGGATGAGGATTCCTACGATCTGAACAATAAAGGGGTCGTGATCCCGGGAGCGATGGCATCCGGGCCTAACATGAAGGATACGAAGGATCCAGCAAGTGTAAGCCCATGGTATATGGACAGAGGTCTATACGCAGACGATATGAGCCAATGGCGGTATAATGAATTCAGCATTAGCATTGTAGCCGGACTATTTTATTCGATTATGGCCCTTTCGGATACGCACGGATCTTCAATTGGGGGGACGGAGCCGATCAAGCTGCCGATTACTTCCCCGCAAACCGGAGATTTCGTGACGGGGGATGTGACTATTTTTGCCCAGCCTAATGCGGCTTTGAGTGCGGTGGAATCCAATGTAGCTGGCAGTGTCTATGCACCTATGACCGTCACAAATGGGATTTACTCGGATATTTATCACGCAGATGGCGATGCCCCCTATACCAATAAGCGAATTTATGTAAGAGGCACCGATGCGCTCGGAAACTTCACTTATAGCGCTGCTCATTTCACGGTTGCTGCTCCACTGCCAGATCCTGCGCATCCGCTCCTGTATGATGACTTTGACGACAAGGGAACTTGGGGGAAATCCAAACAGGGATGGGTCAACTGGTACAATCAGAATGGAGGCACAGCCGAATTTAAGGAAATCACAGCAGATGGGCGAACGGTTGGTCGATTTGCACATACGCCAGCATCAGCTGCATCGCAAGCCAAGTTTGAACCGTGGAAAGATACAGTGGACTTATCCGGCTATAAATATATCAACTTCGTGATGAAAAACCCTGGCTACCCGAACAGTCAAGTCAATATAACCGGTCTCAGTCCCGGTTGGATAACCGTTCCGAACACCTGGACAACGATCTCTTATGATTTGGATCAAAATACGAAATTAGATAAAAAAGCGGTTCATCTGGAGCTGTTCCTCAAGCAGACAACCGGCGTTTACGGCGAATTGCTGATCGATGAAATCTATGCCTCCAATCAAGTCAGCGGCACAGCGCCTACGATTACGGGAGCTGGCTTGAATGCAGCGGCAGGCAATGAGGCGACCTTGTTTACCTATCAAGCTACTTATACCGATGCAGAGAATCAGAAGCCATTCCGGATGCAGTTGATTATCGACGGTGTAATTAAAGATATGCAGGAGTTGAACGTAAACGATACAACTTATACGGATGGCAAAACCTATACGTTCACTACCAAGCTGCCAGCGGGAACGCATTCCTACTACTTCCGTACAACCGATACAACAACGAATGTCGTAAGTACGGCTTTGCAGACAGGGCCAACAGTACAACCGGGAACGAATACGAAATATGAAGCAGAGAACGCAGTTCTTTCTGGAGGAGCTGTTGGGAAGAGCAATCATACCGGATATTCCGGAAGTGGATTTGTTGCTGGTTACGGTGCCGTAGGAGCGGGAACTACATTCACTGTCAACGCGAATGAATCCGGCAATCATGAGGTTACCTTGCGATTTGCCAATAGCAACCCAACGGCAAGAACGCTTAGCATTTATGTGAATGGGATTAAAATAAAGCAGACCAGTCTCCCGAATATAGGCAATTGGGAGACATGGGGGAATAAGACGGAAGTATTGCTGCTTCATGCTGGCACCAACACGATCGCTTATCAATTTGATTCAGGTGATAGCGGAAGTGTCAATCTTGATTATGTGATTGTTAATTAGACCCCAGTAGGCACCAAACGCTTGCGTTTCCGCTGTTCGTTCAGAAGCATTGCCATGTACGGTTGGATGGAACGCGATTCTTCCGTTGCGAAAGCTGGATAGGCAAGGTTTCTCACTTCAAGTGGATCGTTCGTTACATTGTAAAGCTCATATTCCTCGGGAACAGGCTCGGTTTTCACTGTCATGCTGCAGTGAGCCGAGTCTGTTCCTTTAACCGTTTCAAGTGTCACATCACGCTTCCCTGGCTGGCTCCAGAATTGAGGGTTGTCAAAATAGCGCGTGTATTTCCACAACTCTTTATTCTGATGTCTGGTTAAATAGACAAGAATGGTTTCGATGTGATTGGGCTGGATAACAGACGGATAAGGAACTCCTAAAGGATTAACCTGATGTTGGCCACGCGTCACATCGTCATCCGTCATAAAGTAGATCGGCTCATCCATAGGATCAAGCTCTTCAGGGAAACCCAGAATAGAGGCAGAAAGATCCCGTCCGATCAAAGGGCGTACTTCACTGAACCGCTGTTTCAAGCGATTTTGGATCTCTCCCGCATCGGCATGAGCGAGTCCCAACAGTGTCGGCAGCAGATCAACATGGCTCGTTAGTTTATCGATATTCTCATGTTGTGTGAACAAGTGGGGGTTATGAATGATAAGCGGCACATGCAGCATTTCTTCGTAAGCGCAGTACCATTTTTGATGCAGATCCCCATGAGAACCAAGCAAATCGCCATGATCCGAGGTGAAGATGACAATCGTTTGCTCATAAAAGGAAGAATGCATCAGGCTGTCCAAGACCTTGTTCGCCTGCTCATCGGCATTTTTCTGCAGCTGGTAGTATAACTGACGATAGTGAGGGTGATTCCAAATGGGCTGCAGCGCTCGCGGGTAGGTATCTCGATAGCTTGCTTGGCATCGCGGTTTGGTACTCAGGTCCTCAGACTGGGTAGGCGGGGGACTTACCTGCGGCATAGGTTCTACGGCGAAATTGAACAGTGGATTATGGGCTGTCAAAGCGCCATATAACACAATATCATGGGGGTTCAAGAAGGATGAAACGATCAGCCAAGGCTGTTCATCTCCTTGGGTCTGTTTCCTATGATCAAGCGACTCGATGAGTTCAACCACTTCTTCCGCATACACGACGTCCCGGCCGCTTACACCGCTGGAAGCGGAAGAAGCGGAATTTCTAGGATTTTTCCCGTGTGGCTCAGGTCCGACCCAATCCGAGAATCCGTAATTGCCAAGGGGATTAGCCTGAATGTATAAGTCGGATTTCCTAACATCAGGGACACCGTTTGCAGGGTTATAACTCGTTAAGCTTTGGTGTGTGCCTGGCGTGACGATGTCCTCATGCGAAATATGCCATTTACCTTTATAGAAGGTACGATAGCCTGCTTCCTGAAAATAATCGCCCATCGTGGGCACGGTGTTTTGGTTTAACCAAAACATATCCGAGTCGAAGGCATCCTTGGCGATGCCGTTCGTCTGGCTGACACCATGCAGGGACGGATATTGCCCCGTAAATAAGGTGGCTCGGCTGGGACAGCAAGCAGCGCTGTCGATGTAGTGTCGATGAAATTCAAGACCATTGGATCTTAAACGCTCGTGTGCAACAAAGTTGTTTTTGCGCCATACGTGGGTGTCATGGCTTTCATAAGGAGGCGGATATCGTTCCTCATCGACGAGTATGACAAGAATGTTAGGTTTCTGAGGAATTGGCTTTTTGCTCATATTCGATCACTCCGTTGCTCGTTTTTAGAATATATGAGGGGGAGTTTTCCTGCATGCCTTCGTTCGAGAGGAGAACAGCACTTCGTCAGATCCTACTAGAGGCTGCTCGCTAGGTAATGAACCTCTTGAGTCAGCCTCTTTCTTGTGTTCAACCGCAATTGGCTGATTTTAACCGTACAGTGGCGGACATTCTCTTGTGAAAATGATAATCTTTCTCATAAGAAAGATGATAAGTTGAATGGAGGAACTTCGATGAAAACCAAAACACTCGCTTCAAACATTCCGTTGCCAAGTTCAACGCGTAAAAAAAGAGCTTGGAAAACGAAGGACATCCTTGTGGCAGGGATGATTGCGGTTGTTTTCGCGTTTATACAAATTGGCGCAACATACGCATTCATGGCTATGACTTCAGCCGTTGGCCCTGTGTATGCCCGACTGCTCAATGGGCTGTGGTTCATGTCTGGCTTCATGGCTTTGGCAATTATCCGCAAGCCGGGTATTGGCTTTGCTTCTCAGATCATTGCGGGTCTTGTGATGAGTCCGCTCACCCCGTTCGGGATTATGATGCTATTCGGAACCTTTGTGAATGGATTGCTCACGGAGCTGGTTTTTCTGGTGACGCGGTACAAACGGTACAACACGGCGGTCATGGTGATTGGAATGAGTATGTTAAGTCTGATATACACGTTGGCAGAGTATGGATCTTCTGGTTATGGGGGGCTTTCAACGCCAATTCAAATCGGGCTTTTGACATCCAGCTTAATCAGTGGCGGGCTGTGCGGATGGTTGTGCAAACGGCTGACGGATTCGCTGCTGAAGACCGGGCTGCTCTCAGGCTATGCTGATGCGCACTCCTAGAGCTAGGGGAGCGTGCGGACAATGAGTATCGAAGTTGAGGATGTCATCTTTACTTATGCAGGAAACAGCAGGATGACTAGAAGCGGTCTTTCTATGCAAATTGCAGAGGGGGAAACGGTCTTGCTGCTGGGCCCATCCGGATCGGGCAAAAGCACGCTGGCACTATGCATGTGCGGCCTAATTCCACATGCAGTTGTAGGGAATATGAAAGGACGGATCCGACTTGCGGGTGTCGATACCCGAGAGACAGAGCCCGCTGAATTGGCCGAGGTGATTGGCACCGTTTTTCAAGATCCGGATGCTCAGATCATCATGATGACAATAGAAGATGAAGTGGCGTTTGGTTTGGAAAATATGGGGGTGCCCGCTGGTGAAATGAGCGCGCGGATTGCTGAAGCCCTACGCATGGCAGGCTTATCGCTACCCAGAGGGACGCCGATTGATCAGCTCTCAGGGGGGCAGAAGCAGCGGCTTGCCCTTGCTTCCGTGCTGGCGATGAAGCCGGCAATACTCCTGCTCGATGAGCCGACAGCTAATCTGGATCCGGTAGGAACGGCTCAAGTATTCAGCACGCTGCGCAAATTGAAAAGGTCCGTCAGGCCAACGATTGTGCTTATCGAACATAAGCTGGATGGCCTGATGGATCTGGTTGACCGTGTCGTTGTGCTGGATCATACGGGGGCACTGGTATGCAGCGGGTCGCCCAGAACCCTATTTGATGACAAGGCTGCGGAGCTGCATCGTCTTGGGGTCTGGTTTCCGCAAGCTGTAGAGTTGACATCTACTCTGCGAACTGCTGGCTTCCCGATCGCAGGTAGACCGCTCTGTTTGAATGAACTGGCTGAGATGGTACGGCATACACTGCTTGCCAGGGGGGACATGGAAGCAAGAGAAACACAATCCGCATCATCAAAAGGCAGAGCAGGCAGGCCGTTGCTGGACATACGTCCAACGGCCTGTTTGTCCCGAAAAAGCAGCTGGTTAAAGCCGCTCTCGCTGCAAGTGCATCAAGGACAATTCTGGGCGATTGTCGGAGAGAATGGAGCTGGCAAAACTACGCTAGCTCGCCATATCATGGGTCTGATTCCGACGCGGCCAGGTACGATTTATATCGATGGTTCCGACGCGACAACGTTGCCTGCGAGCGAACTTGCTCGCAAAATTGGTTATGTCTTTCAGAATCCGGAGCATCAGTTCGTCACGGAACGGGTGAAGGATGAGATAGCCTTTGGTTTGAAAAATCTAGGCTGGCAAGCGGAAGATATTGCAGCTAGTGTGGAGCGCCATCTTGCGCGAATTGGTTTAACTGAATATGCGAACGCACATCCTTTTAGCCTGAGCCATGGACAGAAAAGAAGGTTGAGTGTAGCTGTTATGTTGGCGGTCGGTCAGGATTTGCTTATCCTCGACGAGCCAACCTTCGGTCAGGATCAGCAGCATACAGCGGAGTTGATGAATATGTTGACAGCCTTGCAGAGAGAAGGCAAGACAATTCTGATGATTACGCATGATATGACACTTGTTGCTGAGTATGCCGATCATGTCGCTGTCTTGTCTGAAGGAGAATTGCTTCTGTCTGGAACGGTGGACGATCTATTTACTGATGATAAGCTATTGGCCCGAGCCGGGCTAAGACGTCCCCCTGCTGCGGAATTAATTCATCTGCTCTCAGACCTGCTGCCGCGCAGGAACAAAGAGGGCATACGGCCATTTACAACCGAGGATTGGGCCCAGCGGTGCATGGAGGCGCTGGCTTCCTGTAAGGAAGGGGAAGGTGTGCAATGACAGGTCTGTACATCTCGGGAAATTCACGCATTCATGGGCTCAATCCCTTAATTAAGTTAATTGCGGCTGTGCCTGTCATCCTGTTTCTAACCCTGGTGACGGATGCGTGGACACCGCTGGTCTTCATTCTGATTAACAATGCACTTGTGATCCTGGGCGGTCGCATTTCCCCGCGGCAATTCGCGCGAAGCAGCATGCCGATGCTTGTGATGGCCTGTGGAATCGCGGTAGCTTATCCATTTCTAACGAGTTCCCGCATAACGGCTGGCTCGCCGATCTGGCTTGATCTGGGCCCAATCGAAGTGTATAGGGCTGGTGTTATTTATGGCGCAGCAACAGCGCTAAGGTTGTATGCGATTTACAGTGTTACGCTGATGTTCGTGATGACGACAGACCCTTCCGACTTCATTCGGGCGATGATTCAGCAATGGAAGCTGCAGGACCGATTCGGGTATGCCACATTGGCTGTTTTCCGGTTTATTCCTGACCTGCGACGGGAGTTGGAGGCAGTGCGTGCAGCGCATTTTGTAAGAGGGATGGGAGGCACTAACCGGAAAGGAAGTCTTGTAGAACGACTGCGCAGGTATATGGTGCCGCTTCTGGCAGCGGCAATCCGGCGAGCGGAACGCACATCCTATGCGATGGATGCCAGAGGAATCGGCTCGCGTCGCGTGCGCACCTATTATCGGCCGTTTTCCTTTCGCGCGCGTGATTGGATTTTCTTGGCTGCATATTGGTTCATCTCGTTGGCCGTTATTGGTGGGATTGCTCACGCCGGGCTGTTGGGGCGGCTATCATTTATGAAAATGTTCGGTTAGAGAGGAGCGTGACAGATTGAGCATAGCGGATGTGATTCAAGCTCGCAGAACGATTCGGCGTTTCAACGAAAAACCGGTTTCTATAGAACTGATTAACGAACTTTTGGATATTGCTGTCTGGGCGCCGAATCATGGGATGCGGGAGCCGTGGCGATTCATCTGTGCGGCGAGCGATCAGGCAAAGGAGCAGCTGGCGGATGGTGT
Above is a genomic segment from Paenibacillus sp. HWE-109 containing:
- a CDS encoding sulfatase-like hydrolase/transferase; the encoded protein is MSKKPIPQKPNILVILVDEERYPPPYESHDTHVWRKNNFVAHERLRSNGLEFHRHYIDSAACCPSRATLFTGQYPSLHGVSQTNGIAKDAFDSDMFWLNQNTVPTMGDYFQEAGYRTFYKGKWHISHEDIVTPGTHQSLTSYNPANGVPDVRKSDLYIQANPLGNYGFSDWVGPEPHGKNPRNSASSASSGVSGRDVVYAEEVVELIESLDHRKQTQGDEQPWLIVSSFLNPHDIVLYGALTAHNPLFNFAVEPMPQVSPPPTQSEDLSTKPRCQASYRDTYPRALQPIWNHPHYRQLYYQLQKNADEQANKVLDSLMHSSFYEQTIVIFTSDHGDLLGSHGDLHQKWYCAYEEMLHVPLIIHNPHLFTQHENIDKLTSHVDLLPTLLGLAHADAGEIQNRLKQRFSEVRPLIGRDLSASILGFPEELDPMDEPIYFMTDDDVTRGQHQVNPLGVPYPSVIQPNHIETILVYLTRHQNKELWKYTRYFDNPQFWSQPGKRDVTLETVKGTDSAHCSMTVKTEPVPEEYELYNVTNDPLEVRNLAYPAFATEESRSIQPYMAMLLNEQRKRKRLVPTGV
- a CDS encoding ABC transporter ATP-binding protein, with the translated sequence MSIEVEDVIFTYAGNSRMTRSGLSMQIAEGETVLLLGPSGSGKSTLALCMCGLIPHAVVGNMKGRIRLAGVDTRETEPAELAEVIGTVFQDPDAQIIMMTIEDEVAFGLENMGVPAGEMSARIAEALRMAGLSLPRGTPIDQLSGGQKQRLALASVLAMKPAILLLDEPTANLDPVGTAQVFSTLRKLKRSVRPTIVLIEHKLDGLMDLVDRVVVLDHTGALVCSGSPRTLFDDKAAELHRLGVWFPQAVELTSTLRTAGFPIAGRPLCLNELAEMVRHTLLARGDMEARETQSASSKGRAGRPLLDIRPTACLSRKSSWLKPLSLQVHQGQFWAIVGENGAGKTTLARHIMGLIPTRPGTIYIDGSDATTLPASELARKIGYVFQNPEHQFVTERVKDEIAFGLKNLGWQAEDIAASVERHLARIGLTEYANAHPFSLSHGQKRRLSVAVMLAVGQDLLILDEPTFGQDQQHTAELMNMLTALQREGKTILMITHDMTLVAEYADHVAVLSEGELLLSGTVDDLFTDDKLLARAGLRRPPAAELIHLLSDLLPRRNKEGIRPFTTEDWAQRCMEALASCKEGEGVQ
- a CDS encoding energy-coupling factor transporter transmembrane component T family protein, which gives rise to MTGLYISGNSRIHGLNPLIKLIAAVPVILFLTLVTDAWTPLVFILINNALVILGGRISPRQFARSSMPMLVMACGIAVAYPFLTSSRITAGSPIWLDLGPIEVYRAGVIYGAATALRLYAIYSVTLMFVMTTDPSDFIRAMIQQWKLQDRFGYATLAVFRFIPDLRRELEAVRAAHFVRGMGGTNRKGSLVERLRRYMVPLLAAAIRRAERTSYAMDARGIGSRRVRTYYRPFSFRARDWIFLAAYWFISLAVIGGIAHAGLLGRLSFMKMFG
- a CDS encoding ECF transporter S component; protein product: MKTKTLASNIPLPSSTRKKRAWKTKDILVAGMIAVVFAFIQIGATYAFMAMTSAVGPVYARLLNGLWFMSGFMALAIIRKPGIGFASQIIAGLVMSPLTPFGIMMLFGTFVNGLLTELVFLVTRYKRYNTAVMVIGMSMLSLIYTLAEYGSSGYGGLSTPIQIGLLTSSLISGGLCGWLCKRLTDSLLKTGLLSGYADAHS
- a CDS encoding glycoside hydrolase family 9 protein; the encoded protein is MSKMIKFVNLHKRILSLYLALLLVCMSPMSAFAAVPALPGPSNPLNYDDFAGGGTFKSVWANWYNQSGGTGTFAKTTIDSRTVGKFTQTPASSSSWAKFEPQHDKGNFVGYRYVTLEMKNSGYANSRIRFEISDDTGKTYDLSSGFIAVPTDWTTFSFDMNKFPKLNKKSVHIAIWLSQTSGQYGEMLLDNIRATSVQSGAAPTITGISVNTSSGDENTRFTFKATYTEVDNEKPLAIQVIVDDKDIYEMDEVDRGDLTYTDGKAYSFSTKLAAGNHTYYFRTGEGTSDQVKTTSQSIAVGSVTQTVDVNDNVIGSVYNQFQYAGNGWIYDTAPAGSYQLDNHYSSNANDTASFPFIGTLVNVYGAKDPAGGIAAISIDGGTELNVDTYASSRQDNVLLYTSPQLSKGIHTVKVRVTGQKQASSTGTRISVDRVRATLYVGSLIDSINVSQGGYSSGDYKYATVTATDSLSDTTYQVLDGANVVASGNMKDEGKTWGKRVYAIDFSSLAQTGTNFTIRTNGVSSYAFPIQANMWNSYKDEMTAFYRLQRTNDTTIAYPAGYSDIAPSTKLFHPDSFLDDAYNYDTGVHYDLSGGWFDAGDYGKYGGNQWVQGEIALSYARHANSALVNYDNDANDIPDLIDEAKYGSENLIKFANQFGGAMYSIKHTAGFVHPEKVTDNIVGTQDDPYFVPIVQVGGSGKAAGSLAATARAINIALAGGKIAAAKIAEMQSFATACANAAVTFYNYAVANQYGSQGSYETIGGIPNTLLWAEVELYLLTNDDAYKNSAQSRIAPLTENDIKSTNYWDLRPMTLAEFYPVADAAAQVQIQSLLKKQMAYFVSSMDDTPYGVLNEFSNFGVNEPLASYIGDAIRYNELFPDPAVMRAALKGLYWIFGNNPWNMSWVSGIGTDYVDFLHTHLDEDSYDLNNKGVVIPGAMASGPNMKDTKDPASVSPWYMDRGLYADDMSQWRYNEFSISIVAGLFYSIMALSDTHGSSIGGTEPIKLPITSPQTGDFVTGDVTIFAQPNAALSAVESNVAGSVYAPMTVTNGIYSDIYHADGDAPYTNKRIYVRGTDALGNFTYSAAHFTVAAPLPDPAHPLLYDDFDDKGTWGKSKQGWVNWYNQNGGTAEFKEITADGRTVGRFAHTPASAASQAKFEPWKDTVDLSGYKYINFVMKNPGYPNSQVNITGLSPGWITVPNTWTTISYDLDQNTKLDKKAVHLELFLKQTTGVYGELLIDEIYASNQVSGTAPTITGAGLNAAAGNEATLFTYQATYTDAENQKPFRMQLIIDGVIKDMQELNVNDTTYTDGKTYTFTTKLPAGTHSYYFRTTDTTTNVVSTALQTGPTVQPGTNTKYEAENAVLSGGAVGKSNHTGYSGSGFVAGYGAVGAGTTFTVNANESGNHEVTLRFANSNPTARTLSIYVNGIKIKQTSLPNIGNWETWGNKTEVLLLHAGTNTIAYQFDSGDSGSVNLDYVIVN